CGCACCCGCCCCGACCGGGGGTTTCCTCGCGTGTCGGTGTCGCGGCATCAGCCCAGGTGGCGTTTACTGGGCGCGTGGACCAGACGGCCTGGCCAGCGCTTGCACGAGCAAGCACCTCGCTGGGTGCCAGCCGTCGCCGCGAGAGCGGATATCCGACACACGGAAGGACTACTACGTTGGCTCTGCCCACGTTGACCCCGGAGCAGCGTGCGGAGGCCCTGGCCAAGGCGGCCGAGGCCCGGAAGGCTCGCTCCGAGCTGCTCGCGTCGATCAAGTCCGGTCAGCAGTCCATCGACACGGTGCTGTCGAAGGCCAAGGACGACAAGACGATCGGCAAGACCAAGGTCACCCAGCTGCTGAAGGCGGTTCCCGGGCTCGGCGCCGTCAAGGTGGCCGCGCTCCTGGAGAAGGCCGGGATCGACCCGGACCGGCGGGCCGGCGGACTCGGCGAGCGCCAGCGCGCGGCATTGATCGACGCCCTCAAGTAACCGTTTCCGCAGGTCGGCGGCGAAGTGTTGCGCCCGTGACACTTGCGCTCGCCGCCGCCTGAGCGGGAGCACAATGGGTGTGTGGATGCCAGGGAGACGCTCGAGGAGTACACGCCAGGCGACTTCTACTTCGCCACCTCACGGCACACGATCTTCGGGTCCGGCTCCCGGCTGACCTTCACCGGCACCGACGTGCCGGCACTCGGTGACGCGGTCCCGGCCGCTCTGGCCGGGACCCCGGGGTCGCTCGCGGTCGGTGTCCTGCCGTTCGACACCACCGCGACGCCCGGGCACCTCGTCGTGCCCGAGGCGGTCCAGGTGGCCGCCCCGGCGCACCCCGCGGCCGCCGATCTGCCGCGGATGACCGTGGACGGTCCGGACGTCGTCCGGGCCGTGCCCGAACCGGTCGACCACGCCGAGGCGGTCGCCCGCGCCGTCCGGGCCCTGTCCGACCGCGGTATGCGCAAGGTCGTGCTCGCCCGCGCCCTCGACCTGGAGTTCTCCGGCGAGGTGCCGGTCAAGGCCGTGCTGCACAACCTGGTCAAGGACAACCCGCACGGCTACACGTTCGCCGCGGCCCTGCCCGGCGGGCGGTCCCTCATCGGCGCGACGCCGGAGCTGCTGCTGTCCCGCAGCGGGCGCCGCGTCGTGTCGCACCCGCACGCCGGGTCCGCGCCGCGCTCGGCCGACCCGGTCACCGACCGGGAGAACGCCGAACGGCTGGCGGCCTCGCGCAAGGACCACGTCGAGCACGCGGTCCTGACCGAGGCGATCGTCGAGACGCTGCGGCCGTTCTGCCGTGACCTGCACGTGCCGCGGACCCCGTCGCTCGTGTCGACGCCCACGATGTGGCACCTGAGCACCATGGTGACGGGCGAGCTGACCGACCCGGACGTGACGGCGCTGCACCTGGCCGGTGCGCTGCACCCGACGCCCGCCATCTGCGGCTCGCCTACCGAGGACGCCCGGCAGCTGGTCGGCGAACTGGAGCCGTTCGACCGCGGGTACTACGCCGGAACGGTCGGCTGGATGGACGCCAACGGCGACGGCGAATGGGCGGTGTCGATCCGCTGCGCCGAGGTGTCCGCGTCGCGGTTGCGGTTGTACGCCGGCGGGGGGATCGTGCCGGCGTCCGACCCGAAGGCCGAGCTGGACGAGACGTCCGCGAAGTTCCAGACGCTGCTGCGGGCTATGGGCTTGGAGCTGTAGGGCTCCACCAGCGCTCGGTGACCTTCAACTCGTCGTCGCTCAGTACGGCGATCGCCGCGCGGTAGCCCTCGCCCGGGTCCAGGTCGGCCAGCCTGGCGCGCGCCGGGTCCAGCGCCGGATCCGCGGACGCGACCAGGCGGGGCGGTTCGCCAGGGCCGGCCAGCGTGATGCTCCGCAGCGGGATCTTCAGCCCGCGCCCGGTGGCCTTCATCAGCGCCTCCTTGCCGGTCCAGTACCGGAAGAACGCGGCCACCCGCTCGACGTCGGTGAGGCCGTCCAGCGCGGCCACCTCCGTCTCGTTCAGCGCGTAGGCGATCAGCGAGTCCTCGGCGCGGCGGGTGGCCGTCTCGACGTCGAGGCCCACCGGAACGCCGCTGGTCACGGCGACCCCGATCCGCTCGCCGGAGTGCGAGATGGACAGGTCGAACCCGGCGTCCGGCACCCGCGGCCTGCCGTGGGGCTTGCCGCAGTCGTCGCAGGTCGCGTCGAAGGACACGTCGTCGGGTGCGCGGCCGAGCAGGTCGGCGGCGACCGTCTTGGCCAGCACCCGACCGGTGAGGAACCGCCGCTGGTCGA
The window above is part of the Amycolatopsis thermoflava N1165 genome. Proteins encoded here:
- the mihF gene encoding integration host factor, actinobacterial type gives rise to the protein MALPTLTPEQRAEALAKAAEARKARSELLASIKSGQQSIDTVLSKAKDDKTIGKTKVTQLLKAVPGLGAVKVAALLEKAGIDPDRRAGGLGERQRAALIDALK
- a CDS encoding isochorismate synthase produces the protein MDARETLEEYTPGDFYFATSRHTIFGSGSRLTFTGTDVPALGDAVPAALAGTPGSLAVGVLPFDTTATPGHLVVPEAVQVAAPAHPAAADLPRMTVDGPDVVRAVPEPVDHAEAVARAVRALSDRGMRKVVLARALDLEFSGEVPVKAVLHNLVKDNPHGYTFAAALPGGRSLIGATPELLLSRSGRRVVSHPHAGSAPRSADPVTDRENAERLAASRKDHVEHAVLTEAIVETLRPFCRDLHVPRTPSLVSTPTMWHLSTMVTGELTDPDVTALHLAGALHPTPAICGSPTEDARQLVGELEPFDRGYYAGTVGWMDANGDGEWAVSIRCAEVSASRLRLYAGGGIVPASDPKAELDETSAKFQTLLRAMGLEL
- a CDS encoding 4'-phosphopantetheinyl transferase family protein, whose protein sequence is MIECAVWWAVPLPNEPRYLDLLDDVERGRHGGYRKEIDQRRFLTGRVLAKTVAADLLGRAPDDVSFDATCDDCGKPHGRPRVPDAGFDLSISHSGERIGVAVTSGVPVGLDVETATRRAEDSLIAYALNETEVAALDGLTDVERVAAFFRYWTGKEALMKATGRGLKIPLRSITLAGPGEPPRLVASADPALDPARARLADLDPGEGYRAAIAVLSDDELKVTERWWSPTAPSP